In Micromonospora purpureochromogenes, a single window of DNA contains:
- a CDS encoding 4-(cytidine 5'-diphospho)-2-C-methyl-D-erythritol kinase — translation MTEAWRPDEDDEQQRRGASGPVRVRVPAKVNLHLGVGPLRRDGYHELNTVYHAISIHDELTARRGDTLTLTMEGEGAGELALDDTNLVIRAAHALAGYAGVMPHARLHLRKQIPLAGGLAGGSADAAAALVACDALWGTGLSRDELAGIAADLGSDVPFLIHGGTALGTGRGEAVSPVLARPTSWHWVVAVADGGLSTPAAYRELDRLRDAGRAGEPLGSTDALLAALRQRDPRVLAATLGNDLQDAALAMRPSLAETLKAGEAAGALAGIVSGSGPTCVFLATDAAHAERIAGELEAAEVCREARVAHGPVAGARIT, via the coding sequence GTGACCGAGGCCTGGCGACCGGACGAAGACGACGAGCAGCAGCGGCGCGGCGCCAGCGGACCGGTCCGCGTCCGGGTGCCGGCGAAGGTCAACCTGCACCTCGGGGTGGGGCCGTTGCGCCGCGACGGCTACCACGAGCTGAACACCGTCTACCACGCCATCTCCATCCACGACGAGCTCACCGCCCGCCGGGGCGACACGCTCACCCTGACCATGGAGGGTGAGGGCGCCGGCGAGCTGGCCCTGGACGACACCAACCTGGTGATCCGGGCCGCCCACGCCCTCGCCGGGTACGCCGGGGTGATGCCGCACGCCCGGCTGCACCTGCGCAAGCAGATCCCGCTCGCCGGTGGCCTGGCCGGCGGCAGCGCCGACGCGGCCGCGGCGCTGGTCGCCTGCGACGCGCTCTGGGGCACCGGGCTGTCCCGCGACGAGCTGGCCGGCATCGCCGCGGACCTCGGTTCGGACGTGCCCTTCCTGATCCACGGCGGCACCGCGCTGGGCACCGGCCGGGGCGAGGCGGTCAGCCCGGTGCTGGCCCGCCCCACCTCCTGGCACTGGGTGGTCGCCGTCGCCGACGGCGGCCTGTCCACCCCGGCGGCCTACCGGGAGCTGGACCGGCTCCGCGACGCCGGCCGCGCCGGTGAGCCGCTGGGCAGCACCGACGCCCTGCTCGCCGCGCTGCGCCAGCGCGACCCCCGGGTGCTCGCCGCCACCCTCGGCAACGACCTGCAGGACGCCGCGTTGGCGATGCGCCCGTCGCTGGCCGAGACCCTCAAGGCCGGCGAGGCGGCCGGCGCGCTGGCCGGCATCGTCTCCGGCTCCGGCCCCACCTGCGTCTTCCTCGCCACCGACGCCGCCCACGCCGAGCGGATCGCGGGCGAGCTGGAGGCGGCCGAGGTGTGCCGGGAGGCCCGGGTCGCCCACGGGCCGGTCGCCGGAGCCCGCATCACCTGA
- a CDS encoding TatD family hydrolase, translating into MLAAMSEPTETRKQRAARRAGEFPPAPEALPRPVLDSHTHLDITVSEAGVPPRARGVSRGCEPRSREHDEDGGGPADDPVAAAVEVAAAVGVDRLVQVGVDVDSSRWGADVAEKYRAVLATVALHPNEAPRLADLDEALREIEALAARDRVRGVGETGLDFFRTGDEGRAAQEESFRAHIAIAKRYGKALVIHDRDAHADVLRVLDDEGAPDTVVLHCFSGDAEFAAECVRRGYLLSFAGTVTFGSAGALREAAALTPLDQLLVETDAPYLTPMPHRGRPNASYLIPLTVRFLADTTGADLDELCAAISATGDRVFGPW; encoded by the coding sequence ATGCTGGCCGCGATGAGTGAGCCGACCGAAACCCGCAAGCAGCGGGCCGCCCGCCGGGCCGGGGAGTTCCCGCCCGCGCCGGAGGCGTTGCCCCGCCCCGTGCTCGACAGCCACACCCACCTGGACATCACGGTCAGCGAGGCGGGGGTCCCTCCGCGAGCGCGAGGAGTGAGCCGGGGTTGCGAGCCCCGCAGTCGCGAGCACGACGAGGACGGCGGCGGTCCCGCCGACGACCCGGTCGCCGCCGCGGTCGAGGTGGCCGCCGCCGTCGGCGTGGACCGGCTGGTCCAGGTCGGGGTCGACGTGGACTCCTCCCGCTGGGGCGCCGACGTCGCCGAGAAGTACCGGGCGGTGCTCGCCACCGTCGCGCTGCACCCGAACGAGGCGCCCCGGCTGGCCGACCTCGACGAGGCGCTGCGCGAGATCGAGGCGCTCGCCGCCCGGGACCGGGTCCGGGGCGTCGGCGAGACCGGGCTGGACTTCTTCCGTACCGGCGACGAGGGGCGGGCCGCGCAGGAGGAGAGCTTCCGGGCGCACATCGCCATCGCCAAGCGGTACGGCAAGGCCCTGGTGATCCACGACCGGGACGCGCACGCCGACGTGCTGCGCGTCCTCGACGACGAGGGCGCGCCGGACACGGTGGTGCTGCACTGCTTCTCCGGCGACGCCGAGTTCGCCGCCGAGTGCGTCCGCCGGGGCTACCTGCTCAGCTTCGCCGGCACCGTCACCTTCGGCAGCGCCGGCGCGTTGCGCGAGGCCGCCGCGCTCACCCCGCTCGACCAGCTCCTGGTGGAGACCGACGCGCCGTACCTGACCCCGATGCCGCACCGGGGGCGGCCGAACGCGTCGTACCTGATCCCGCTGACGGTCCGGTTCCTGGCCGATACCACCGGCGCGGACCTCGACGAACTCTGCGCCGCCATCTCCGCCACCGGCGACCGGGTCTTCGGCCCGTGGTGA
- the rsmA gene encoding 16S rRNA (adenine(1518)-N(6)/adenine(1519)-N(6))-dimethyltransferase RsmA, with product MTGLLGPAEIRELAARLGVAPTKKLGQNFVHDPNTVRRIVTAAGLAPDDVALEVGPGLGSLTLALLPVAAHVHAVEIDRTLAGALPETAARHAGPDAARLTVHHADALRVRAADLADPAPTALVANLPYNVAVPVVLHLLAELPTLCHGLVMVQKEVADRLVAGPGSKVYGVPSVKLAWYSRARAAGKVPPNVFWPVPNVDSGLVAFTRREPPRADVSRERVFAVVDAAFAQRRKTLRAALAGWAGGADRAAAALTAAGVDPGARGESLTVEQFAAIAASAPAAAPAAQ from the coding sequence GTGACCGGACTCCTCGGCCCGGCGGAGATCCGGGAACTGGCCGCCCGGCTGGGCGTCGCCCCCACCAAGAAGCTCGGCCAGAACTTCGTGCACGACCCGAACACGGTCCGCCGGATCGTCACCGCCGCCGGGCTGGCCCCGGACGACGTGGCGCTGGAGGTCGGGCCGGGGCTCGGCTCGCTCACCCTGGCCCTGCTGCCGGTCGCCGCCCACGTGCACGCCGTGGAGATCGACCGGACGCTGGCCGGCGCGCTGCCGGAGACCGCCGCCCGGCACGCCGGCCCGGACGCCGCCCGGCTCACCGTGCACCACGCCGACGCGCTGCGGGTCCGCGCCGCCGACCTGGCCGACCCGGCCCCGACCGCACTGGTGGCGAACCTGCCCTACAACGTCGCGGTGCCGGTGGTGCTGCACCTGCTGGCCGAGCTGCCCACCCTGTGCCACGGCCTGGTGATGGTGCAGAAGGAGGTCGCCGACCGGCTCGTCGCCGGTCCCGGCTCCAAGGTGTACGGCGTCCCGTCGGTGAAGCTGGCCTGGTACTCCCGGGCCCGAGCCGCCGGCAAGGTGCCACCGAACGTGTTCTGGCCGGTGCCCAACGTCGACTCCGGCCTGGTTGCCTTCACCCGCCGCGAACCGCCCCGCGCCGACGTCTCCCGGGAACGCGTCTTCGCCGTGGTGGACGCCGCGTTCGCGCAGCGCCGCAAGACCCTGCGCGCCGCGCTGGCCGGCTGGGCCGGCGGCGCCGACCGGGCCGCCGCGGCGCTCACGGCCGCCGGCGTCGACCCCGGCGCGCGCGGTGAGTCACTCACCGTGGAGCAGTTCGCCGCCATCGCCGCGTCGGCTCCGGCCGCCGCGCCCGCCGCCCAGTAG
- a CDS encoding ABC-F family ATP-binding cassette domain-containing protein: protein MANIVNLDRVSKGYGAAGPLLTDVSLGLDDADRIGVVGLNGAGKSTLLRMLTKQEEPDDGRVTHRRDLRVLWLPQSLTLAPEATVRDVVLGTAWLGQSMGAEHEWAGDAGVRAILDGLGMPHLGLDQPVGPMSGGERRRVALAALLVRESDLLILDEPTNHLDVGGVDWLAKYLVSRKGALVVVTHDRWFLDAVCTNTWEVGDQAVRAYEGGFAAWTLARVERERVAAATEARRQNLLRKEIAWLRRGPPARTSKPRFRIDAANALIADVPPPRDTMSLQRLATARLGKQVYDLEHVRLHAGPKEILHDTTWQVGPGDRIAILGRNGAGKTTLLRMLAGVSRPDGGWFHTGSTVRPAFLSQELAELPGHLRVLEAVEEIARRVQLGDREISAAQLAEIFGFDDRRLWTPVNDLSGGERRRLQMLRLLAGEPNVLLFDEPTNDLDTDTLAALEDLLDSWPGTIIVASHDRYLIERVTDVAYGMFGDGRLVHLPGGVDEYLSRAGGAEPARIPAAPTAAPGAAAATGMSAAEARQARKELSRLERQIAKLDQKETGLLDQLAANATDYAKVADLDAQLKEVRAERERTEETWLTLADEIPPV from the coding sequence GTGGCCAACATCGTCAACCTGGACCGGGTGTCCAAGGGGTACGGCGCTGCCGGGCCGCTGCTCACCGACGTCTCGCTCGGCCTCGACGACGCCGACCGGATCGGCGTGGTCGGCCTCAACGGCGCCGGCAAGTCCACCCTGCTGCGGATGCTCACCAAGCAGGAGGAACCGGACGACGGCCGGGTCACCCACCGCCGCGACCTGCGGGTCCTCTGGCTGCCCCAGAGCCTCACCCTCGCCCCCGAGGCCACCGTCCGCGACGTGGTGCTCGGCACCGCCTGGCTCGGCCAGAGCATGGGCGCCGAGCACGAGTGGGCCGGCGACGCCGGCGTCCGGGCCATCCTCGACGGCCTCGGCATGCCGCACCTCGGCCTCGACCAGCCCGTCGGGCCGATGTCCGGCGGCGAGCGGCGCCGGGTCGCGCTGGCCGCGCTGCTGGTCCGCGAGTCGGACCTGCTGATCCTCGACGAGCCCACCAACCACCTCGACGTCGGCGGGGTCGACTGGTTGGCGAAGTACCTGGTCAGCCGCAAGGGCGCGCTGGTCGTGGTCACCCACGACCGGTGGTTCCTGGACGCGGTCTGCACCAACACGTGGGAGGTTGGCGACCAGGCCGTCCGCGCCTACGAGGGCGGCTTCGCCGCCTGGACCCTCGCTCGTGTCGAGCGGGAACGGGTCGCCGCGGCCACCGAGGCCCGCCGGCAGAACCTGCTCCGCAAGGAGATCGCCTGGCTGCGCCGCGGCCCGCCCGCCCGTACCTCCAAGCCGCGGTTCCGGATCGACGCGGCCAACGCGCTCATCGCCGACGTCCCGCCGCCGCGCGACACCATGTCGCTGCAACGGCTCGCCACCGCCCGGCTCGGCAAGCAGGTGTACGACCTGGAGCACGTCCGCCTGCACGCCGGCCCGAAGGAGATCCTGCACGACACCACCTGGCAGGTCGGCCCCGGTGACCGGATCGCCATCCTCGGCCGCAACGGCGCCGGCAAGACCACTCTGCTGCGGATGCTCGCCGGCGTCAGCCGGCCCGACGGCGGCTGGTTCCACACCGGCTCCACCGTCCGGCCCGCGTTCCTGTCGCAGGAACTGGCCGAACTCCCGGGTCACCTGCGCGTCCTGGAAGCGGTCGAGGAGATCGCCCGCCGGGTGCAGCTCGGCGACCGGGAGATCTCGGCCGCCCAGCTCGCCGAGATCTTCGGCTTCGACGACCGGCGGCTCTGGACGCCGGTCAACGACCTCTCCGGTGGGGAGCGCCGCCGGTTGCAGATGCTCCGGCTGCTCGCCGGTGAGCCCAACGTGCTCCTGTTCGACGAGCCCACCAACGACCTGGACACCGACACCCTGGCCGCGCTGGAGGACCTGCTCGACTCCTGGCCCGGGACGATCATCGTGGCCAGCCACGACCGTTACCTGATCGAGCGGGTCACCGACGTCGCGTACGGGATGTTCGGCGACGGCCGGCTGGTGCACCTGCCCGGCGGGGTCGACGAGTACCTGTCGCGGGCCGGTGGCGCGGAGCCGGCGCGGATCCCGGCGGCTCCCACGGCCGCCCCGGGCGCCGCGGCTGCGACCGGCATGTCCGCCGCCGAGGCCCGGCAGGCCCGCAAGGAGCTGAGCCGGCTGGAACGGCAGATCGCCAAGCTGGACCAGAAGGAGACCGGGCTGCTCGACCAGCTCGCCGCGAACGCCACCGACTACGCCAAGGTCGCCGACCTCGACGCGCAGCTCAAGGAGGTACGCGCCGAGCGCGAGCGGACCGAGGAGACCTGGCTCACCCTGGCCGACGAGATTCCGCCGGTCTGA
- a CDS encoding TetR/AcrR family transcriptional regulator yields MADEATDGRRRAAAAAAAAKPTSRVRMSAAQRREQLISIGRQIFAERGFDATSIEEVASRAKVSKPVIYEHFGGKEGLYAVVVDREVRALLDRITTALTAGHPRELLEQAALALLTYIEEETSGFRVLVRESPLMSATGNFSSVMNDVGHQVEHILAAEFSTRGYDPKLAELYSQALVGMVALTGRWWLEVRKPRKETVAAHLVNLSWNGLSHLEAKPGLITRKRA; encoded by the coding sequence ATGGCGGACGAGGCCACCGACGGACGGCGGCGGGCGGCAGCCGCGGCGGCGGCCGCGAAGCCCACCTCCCGGGTACGCATGTCCGCGGCGCAGCGGCGGGAGCAACTGATCTCGATCGGCCGGCAGATCTTCGCCGAGCGCGGTTTCGACGCCACCTCCATCGAGGAGGTGGCGTCGCGGGCCAAGGTGTCCAAGCCGGTGATCTACGAGCACTTCGGCGGCAAGGAGGGCCTCTACGCGGTGGTGGTCGACCGCGAGGTGCGGGCCCTGCTGGACCGGATCACCACGGCGCTGACCGCCGGGCATCCGCGCGAGCTGCTGGAGCAGGCGGCGCTGGCGCTGCTCACCTACATCGAGGAGGAGACCAGCGGGTTCCGGGTGCTGGTCCGGGAGTCGCCGCTGATGTCGGCGACGGGCAACTTCAGCAGCGTGATGAACGACGTCGGGCATCAGGTGGAGCACATCCTGGCGGCCGAGTTCTCCACCCGGGGGTACGACCCGAAGCTGGCCGAGCTCTACTCGCAGGCCCTGGTCGGGATGGTGGCGTTGACCGGCCGCTGGTGGCTGGAGGTGCGCAAGCCGCGCAAGGAGACGGTGGCGGCGCACCTGGTGAACCTGTCCTGGAACGGGCTGTCCCACCTGGAGGCGAAGCCGGGTCTGATCACCCGCAAGCGGGCCTGA
- a CDS encoding DUF4383 domain-containing protein yields MAHFPVNHPARPLYRVFAGLVGLYIFVFGVWGVFETWGQPLFGRGSNWALGLRTNLAFSLVSVVFGIVLMIGASRRGNLGHYMNLTAGAVFMVTSIAMMSVLQTTANFLNFSMSTVIVSMLFGLLLLATGLYDKVGTDEHAEAERRRRQHPISGAGAR; encoded by the coding sequence ATGGCGCACTTTCCGGTGAACCACCCCGCGCGCCCGCTGTACCGGGTCTTCGCCGGGCTGGTCGGGCTCTACATCTTCGTCTTCGGCGTCTGGGGCGTCTTCGAGACCTGGGGGCAGCCGCTCTTCGGCCGGGGCTCCAACTGGGCGCTCGGGCTCCGCACCAACCTGGCGTTCTCGCTGGTCTCCGTGGTCTTCGGGATCGTGCTGATGATCGGAGCGTCCCGGCGCGGCAACCTCGGCCACTACATGAACCTCACCGCCGGGGCGGTCTTCATGGTCACCAGCATCGCCATGATGTCCGTCCTGCAGACCACCGCGAACTTCCTCAACTTCTCCATGTCCACGGTGATCGTGTCGATGCTCTTCGGCCTGCTGCTGCTCGCCACCGGCCTCTACGACAAGGTCGGCACGGACGAGCACGCCGAAGCGGAGCGCCGCCGCCGGCAACACCCGATCTCCGGGGCCGGCGCCCGCTGA
- a CDS encoding acyl-CoA desaturase, giving the protein MSTVTDESATGPKPLTQGPQSTGILIALWAFVVVPFLALLAAVPVAWGGWLSGPDLAIAAFWYLLSGLGITIGYHRYFTHGSFKAPRPMRVALAVAGSFAVQGEIIQWVADHRRHHAFSDAEGDPHSPWRYGESVRGLARGLFHAHVGWLFGRELSNRARFAPDLLADRDTRRVDRLFPLLVAVSVLGPAVMGGLATWSWSGAWTALFWGGLVRIALLHHVTWSINSVCHVYGERPFAVRQGDRASNFWPLALLSFGESWHNLHHADPTSARHGVLRGQVDISARVIWLLEKAGAARDVRWPKPERIAAKLVKPAARR; this is encoded by the coding sequence ATGTCGACCGTGACGGACGAGAGTGCCACCGGGCCGAAGCCACTCACCCAGGGCCCGCAGTCCACGGGCATCCTGATCGCCCTGTGGGCCTTCGTGGTCGTACCCTTCCTGGCCCTGCTCGCCGCGGTCCCGGTGGCCTGGGGCGGTTGGCTGAGCGGCCCGGACCTGGCCATCGCGGCCTTCTGGTATCTGCTCTCCGGGCTGGGCATCACCATCGGCTACCACCGGTACTTCACCCACGGCTCGTTCAAGGCCCCGCGCCCGATGCGGGTGGCGTTGGCGGTGGCGGGGTCGTTCGCCGTGCAGGGCGAGATCATCCAGTGGGTCGCCGACCACCGCCGGCACCACGCGTTCTCCGACGCCGAGGGTGACCCGCACTCGCCGTGGCGCTACGGCGAGAGCGTCCGCGGGCTGGCCCGGGGCCTGTTCCACGCCCACGTGGGCTGGCTGTTCGGCCGGGAGCTGTCCAACCGGGCCCGGTTCGCCCCGGACCTGCTGGCCGACCGCGACACCCGGCGGGTGGACCGGCTCTTCCCGCTGCTGGTGGCGGTCTCGGTGCTGGGGCCGGCGGTGATGGGCGGCCTGGCGACCTGGTCCTGGTCCGGGGCGTGGACGGCGCTCTTCTGGGGCGGTCTGGTCCGCATCGCGTTGCTGCACCACGTGACCTGGTCGATCAATTCGGTCTGCCACGTCTACGGCGAGCGGCCGTTCGCGGTGCGGCAGGGCGACCGGGCGTCGAACTTCTGGCCGCTGGCGCTCCTGTCGTTCGGCGAGAGCTGGCACAACCTGCACCACGCCGACCCGACGAGCGCGCGCCACGGCGTGCTGCGCGGCCAGGTGGACATCTCCGCCCGGGTGATCTGGCTGCTGGAGAAGGCGGGCGCGGCGCGGGACGTCCGCTGGCCGAAACCGGAGCGGATCGCCGCCAAGCTGGTGAAGCCGGCCGCACGACGCTGA
- a CDS encoding DUF4383 domain-containing protein yields the protein MAHTPVNHPARPIYRAIGGLVGLYLVVFGVLGVIASAGNDLFAQDDTKVLGQGTNLGFSLLSILLGIVVLAGTVIGRNLDVAINQFLAYGLMVLGLAELAFLQTDANIGNFSVVTVIVVLTLSLVLLMAGMYGKVGTDEEKDAWEKARLVL from the coding sequence ATGGCCCATACCCCCGTCAACCACCCCGCGCGGCCGATCTACCGGGCGATCGGCGGGCTCGTTGGTCTGTACCTGGTGGTCTTCGGTGTGCTCGGCGTCATCGCGAGCGCCGGCAACGACCTCTTCGCCCAGGATGACACCAAGGTCCTGGGTCAGGGGACGAACCTCGGGTTCTCGCTGCTGAGCATCCTGCTCGGCATCGTCGTGCTGGCCGGCACCGTGATCGGCCGCAACCTCGACGTGGCGATCAACCAGTTCCTGGCCTACGGCCTGATGGTGCTCGGCCTGGCCGAGCTGGCGTTCCTGCAGACCGACGCCAACATCGGCAACTTCAGCGTCGTCACCGTGATCGTGGTGCTGACGCTCAGCCTGGTCCTGCTGATGGCCGGCATGTACGGCAAGGTCGGCACCGACGAGGAGAAGGACGCCTGGGAGAAGGCCCGGCTCGTCCTCTGA